One Deinococcus sp. LM3 genomic region harbors:
- a CDS encoding organic hydroperoxide resistance protein has product MSNLYTAEATATGGRAGTAKSTDGRLDLNLSVPAGMGGDDGPGTNPEQLFAAGYAACFQGALGVASRRAKITLSDDSTVTARVGLQKTGLAFALDVELEGHFPGLTEEQALALMHAAHEVCPYSVATRGNVDVRLSVR; this is encoded by the coding sequence GTGAGCAACCTCTACACCGCAGAAGCCACCGCCACCGGCGGCCGCGCCGGCACCGCCAAAAGCACCGACGGCCGCCTCGACCTGAACCTCAGCGTGCCCGCCGGCATGGGCGGCGACGACGGCCCCGGCACCAACCCCGAGCAGCTGTTCGCCGCCGGGTACGCCGCCTGCTTCCAGGGTGCCCTGGGCGTCGCGTCGCGCCGCGCCAAGATCACCCTGAGCGACGACAGCACCGTCACCGCCCGCGTGGGCCTGCAGAAGACCGGACTGGCCTTCGCGCTCGACGTAGAACTCGAAGGGCACTTCCCCGGTCTGACCGAGGAGCAGGCGCTGGCCCTGATGCACGCCGCGCACGAGGTCTGCCCGTACAGCGTCGCCACGCGCGGCAACGTGGACGTGCGCCTCAGCGTCCGCTGA
- a CDS encoding 2-phosphoglycerate kinase gives MSQPELRIGTARHAFPFSRGLLAESLVNAGADTAVAAAASRRIEQQLRLARRTLVSPSELQALMVEVARDLAGPEVARAAETQTPAFVDILVIAKKGDLPFSRGVLARTLEDAGLSGKDAYATASSVDVRLRRQGVRRLSAEEIDRLTEDALAEQYGEHLRLTYRYLQHNRGKIGVISGGSAVPSPFSKGILVQSMLAAGVPPDVARKVARVTQRDLRGTEDRLVRRAAIREKVEALLRDEVGPDVSARYRLLRVIRRPPRPVIVLLGGVSGTGKSFLAAEIAYRLGITRVVSTDSIREVMRAMVSPALLPTLHASTFSAWEALLPPGTPRPERPGRETLIAGFRDQVQQVSVGLSAVVQRSVQEGTSLVLEGVHLVPGYLQAGSFAGALVVPMLVTLPDAEEHRRHFESRNEETGASRPLHRYMQYFREIRDMQDELETLAAAYDVPLLDGLTLDESAEQAVDVVLRRVMVALTPTERRDLLGDDADELLVDNRERS, from the coding sequence GTGAGTCAGCCGGAACTGCGGATCGGCACGGCCCGGCACGCCTTCCCGTTCAGCCGGGGCCTGCTGGCCGAGTCGCTCGTGAACGCCGGGGCCGATACCGCTGTCGCCGCCGCCGCGTCCCGCCGCATCGAGCAGCAGTTGCGGCTGGCGCGGCGCACGCTGGTCAGCCCATCCGAGTTGCAGGCCCTGATGGTCGAGGTCGCCCGCGACCTGGCCGGACCCGAGGTGGCCCGCGCCGCCGAGACGCAGACTCCGGCCTTCGTGGACATCCTGGTGATCGCGAAGAAGGGCGACCTGCCGTTCAGCCGGGGCGTGCTGGCCCGCACCCTCGAGGACGCCGGGCTGTCCGGCAAGGACGCCTATGCCACGGCCAGCAGCGTGGACGTGCGCCTGCGCCGTCAGGGCGTGCGCCGCCTGAGCGCCGAGGAGATCGACCGTCTGACCGAGGACGCCCTGGCCGAGCAGTACGGCGAGCACCTGCGCCTCACGTACCGCTACCTGCAACACAACCGCGGCAAGATCGGCGTGATCAGCGGCGGCAGCGCCGTCCCCAGCCCGTTCAGCAAGGGCATCCTGGTGCAGTCCATGCTGGCGGCCGGGGTGCCGCCGGACGTGGCCCGCAAGGTCGCGCGGGTCACGCAGCGGGACCTGCGCGGCACCGAGGACCGGCTGGTGCGCCGCGCCGCGATCCGCGAGAAGGTCGAGGCGCTGCTGCGCGACGAGGTCGGCCCGGACGTCAGCGCCCGCTACCGGCTGCTGCGCGTCATCCGCCGCCCGCCGCGCCCGGTGATCGTGCTGCTGGGCGGCGTGAGCGGCACCGGCAAGAGCTTCCTGGCCGCCGAGATCGCGTACCGGCTGGGGATCACGCGGGTGGTCAGCACCGATTCCATCCGCGAGGTCATGCGCGCCATGGTATCCCCGGCGCTGCTGCCCACCCTGCACGCCAGCACCTTCAGCGCCTGGGAGGCCCTGCTGCCGCCCGGCACGCCCCGCCCCGAGCGGCCCGGCCGCGAGACGCTGATCGCCGGGTTCCGCGATCAGGTGCAGCAGGTCAGCGTGGGCCTGAGTGCCGTCGTGCAGCGCAGCGTGCAGGAGGGCACCAGCCTCGTGCTGGAGGGCGTGCATCTGGTGCCGGGCTACCTTCAGGCCGGGTCGTTCGCGGGGGCGCTGGTCGTGCCGATGCTGGTCACGCTGCCGGACGCCGAGGAGCACCGCCGGCACTTCGAGAGCCGCAACGAGGAGACCGGCGCGAGCCGCCCGCTGCACCGCTACATGCAGTACTTCCGCGAGATCCGCGACATGCAGGACGAACTGGAGACGCTGGCCGCCGCGTACGACGTGCCGCTGCTGGACGGCCTGACCCTCGACGAGAGCGCCGAGCAGGCCGTGGACGTGGTGCTGCGCCGCGTGATGGTCGCGCTGACGCCCACAGAGCGCCGCGACCTGCTCGGCGACGACGCCGACGAACTGCTGGTCGACAACCGCGAACGCAGCTGA
- a CDS encoding TetR/AcrR family transcriptional regulator, producing the protein MDSTSLRERQKERRRARIYTVAIDLFKRGGFQTTTATDIAKASNVSRGTFFNYYPYKEAVLLDYGSEVMNRLRDHAEARLHEGTPPLTVLYEVWDRLADENTRERDLFPPLAYEVMNPNPERARTAYQALPLSKVIELILRPMHQAGMMRTDLSLQRISNLIADTYLMVALRWSAYGTERPLQEEMRLALSLLLEGAVKREPPRS; encoded by the coding sequence ATGGATTCAACCTCGCTGCGCGAACGCCAGAAGGAGCGCCGCCGCGCCCGCATCTACACTGTCGCCATTGACCTGTTCAAGCGGGGTGGGTTCCAGACGACCACGGCCACCGACATCGCCAAGGCCAGTAACGTCTCGCGCGGCACGTTCTTCAACTACTACCCGTACAAGGAAGCGGTGCTGCTCGACTACGGCAGCGAGGTCATGAACCGCCTGCGCGACCACGCCGAGGCCCGCCTGCACGAGGGCACCCCGCCCCTGACGGTGCTGTACGAGGTCTGGGACCGCCTGGCCGACGAGAACACCCGCGAACGCGACCTGTTCCCGCCGCTGGCCTACGAGGTCATGAACCCCAACCCCGAGCGCGCCCGCACGGCGTACCAGGCGCTGCCGCTGAGCAAGGTCATCGAGCTGATCCTGCGGCCCATGCACCAGGCGGGCATGATGCGCACCGACCTGAGCCTGCAGCGCATCAGCAACCTGATCGCCGACACGTACCTGATGGTCGCGCTGCGCTGGAGCGCCTACGGCACCGAACGCCCCCTGCAGGAAGAGATGCGGCTGGCCCTGAGCCTGCTGCTGGAAGGCGCCGTGAAACGCGAGCCGCCGCGCTCCTGA
- a CDS encoding polyphosphate--glucose phosphotransferase, whose product MSVILGIDIGGSGIKGAPVDTRTGRLAGERRRIPTPEGAAPGDVQGVVKELVEHFGLPGAVGVTFPGIVQRGHTLSAANVHPDWVGLNADALFSEATGHEVHLINDADAAGLAEARFGAGQGVQGTVMVLTFGTGIGSALIHDGVLIPNTELGHLWLRDKHAESWASDRARELDDLNWKQWSKRASSYLQHLELLFSPDLFIIGGGISKKADKWQEHLKVGRSRVVPATLLNEAGIIGAAMMAARDPESAAGTPASPEPAPEGQPTPRKTPTRKAPARKKA is encoded by the coding sequence ATGAGCGTGATCCTGGGCATCGACATCGGCGGCAGCGGCATCAAGGGCGCACCCGTGGACACCCGCACCGGACGGCTGGCCGGCGAACGCCGCCGCATTCCCACCCCCGAGGGCGCCGCCCCCGGCGACGTGCAGGGCGTCGTGAAGGAACTCGTGGAGCACTTCGGGCTGCCCGGCGCGGTCGGCGTGACCTTCCCCGGCATCGTGCAGCGCGGGCACACGCTGTCGGCCGCGAACGTCCACCCGGACTGGGTGGGCCTGAACGCCGACGCGCTGTTCAGCGAGGCGACCGGCCACGAGGTCCACCTGATCAACGACGCCGACGCCGCCGGCCTGGCCGAGGCGCGCTTCGGGGCGGGGCAGGGCGTGCAGGGCACCGTGATGGTCCTGACCTTCGGCACCGGCATCGGCAGCGCCCTGATCCACGACGGCGTGCTGATCCCCAACACGGAACTCGGGCACCTGTGGCTGCGCGACAAGCACGCCGAGAGCTGGGCGTCCGACCGCGCCCGCGAACTGGACGACCTGAACTGGAAGCAGTGGAGCAAACGCGCCAGCTCCTACCTGCAACACCTGGAACTGCTGTTCAGCCCGGACCTGTTCATCATCGGCGGCGGCATCAGCAAGAAAGCCGACAAGTGGCAGGAACACCTGAAAGTCGGGCGCAGCCGCGTCGTGCCCGCCACCCTGCTGAACGAGGCCGGGATCATCGGGGCCGCTATGATGGCCGCCCGCGACCCGGAATCGGCCGCCGGGACGCCCGCCTCACCGGAACCAGCCCCCGAAGGCCAGCCCACCCCCCGCAAGACCCCGACCCGCAAGGCCCCTGCCCGCAAGAAAGCCTGA
- a CDS encoding sporulation protein, with amino-acid sequence MGFLKKMMAAIGVGGAKVDARVNNPSLRAGDTLTGVLAVQGGSVEQRIERINLGLATRYRHDDTHVTHQLTRAQVVPAFDLRAGETREFPFSLPVPLDTPLSLPGTQVWLATDADIAGAADPGDQDHLQILPSREAETLIMAAQRLGFSLSGSEIEHHHGRVAQELAFRPRTGSTAWPRSR; translated from the coding sequence ATGGGATTCCTGAAGAAGATGATGGCCGCCATCGGTGTGGGCGGCGCAAAGGTCGACGCCCGCGTGAACAACCCCAGCCTGCGCGCCGGGGATACCCTGACCGGCGTGCTGGCCGTGCAGGGCGGCAGCGTCGAGCAGCGCATCGAGCGCATCAACCTGGGGCTCGCCACCCGTTACCGGCACGACGACACCCACGTCACGCACCAGCTGACCCGGGCGCAGGTCGTGCCGGCCTTCGACCTGCGGGCCGGCGAGACCCGCGAGTTCCCGTTCAGCCTGCCCGTGCCGCTCGACACGCCGCTGTCGCTGCCCGGCACGCAGGTGTGGCTCGCCACGGACGCCGACATCGCCGGCGCGGCCGACCCCGGCGATCAGGACCACCTGCAGATCCTGCCCAGCCGCGAGGCGGAAACGCTGATCATGGCCGCGCAGCGCCTGGGCTTCAGCCTGAGCGGCAGCGAGATCGAACACCATCACGGCCGCGTCGCGCAGGAACTCGCCTTCCGCCCCCGCACGGGCAGTACCGCGTGGCCGAGGTCGAGATGA
- a CDS encoding sporulation protein has product MAEVEMMLFHTGGGLDVILEVDRRATGVASLFTSEFEQRGRWNLGAHTLAQGPDAVARELEARIRALL; this is encoded by the coding sequence GTGGCCGAGGTCGAGATGATGCTGTTCCACACGGGCGGCGGCCTGGACGTGATCCTGGAGGTGGATCGCCGCGCGACCGGCGTGGCCAGCCTGTTCACCAGCGAGTTCGAGCAGCGCGGCCGCTGGAACCTGGGCGCGCACACGCTGGCGCAGGGGCCGGACGCCGTGGCCCGCGAACTCGAGGCCCGCATCCGCGCGCTGCTGTGA
- a CDS encoding amidohydrolase family protein, which translates to MTDHADPLAPRLLTCDVLFTGMGGAQSPGGVVVVGGTVAATGDPAALRASYPHAREEAVGGVIAPPPVNAHTHLDMSRYEFTALPYFRWIPEVVVPQREKRSVEAALHGADTLRDLGSGGVGDIVYMHAPEVMDALLAREDLSGVLYYEALGTFPDRADDIFRTIRERLERWRRLERPGGPRVGLSPHTPHTVSHRLMRLLCDYAAGEGLPVQIHVAEHPAEHELYTRGGGPIWDNRLAPFYPDTFAEVIGRAPEPGLTPVRYLDELGVLNAKPTLIHMVNVTPDDIVRVARAGSAVVTCPRSNHHLECGVFPWAAFAAAGVEVALGTDSVASGGSLDVREDVAFARTLYPTLDPRVIVRAAVKGGHRVLGSRAPFIRRGEAWNEAYLWR; encoded by the coding sequence ATGACCGACCACGCCGACCCGCTCGCTCCCCGCCTGCTCACCTGCGACGTACTGTTCACCGGCATGGGGGGCGCGCAGTCGCCGGGTGGCGTGGTCGTGGTGGGCGGCACGGTCGCTGCGACGGGTGACCCGGCCGCGCTGCGCGCCTCGTACCCGCACGCGCGCGAGGAAGCGGTGGGCGGCGTGATCGCGCCGCCGCCCGTGAACGCCCACACGCACCTGGACATGAGCCGTTACGAGTTCACGGCCCTGCCGTACTTCCGCTGGATTCCGGAGGTGGTCGTCCCGCAGCGCGAGAAACGCAGCGTGGAGGCCGCCCTGCACGGCGCGGACACCCTGCGCGACCTGGGCTCGGGCGGCGTGGGCGACATCGTGTACATGCATGCCCCGGAGGTCATGGACGCCCTGCTGGCCCGCGAGGACCTGAGCGGCGTCCTGTACTACGAGGCGCTGGGCACCTTCCCGGACAGGGCGGACGACATCTTCCGCACCATCCGCGAGCGCCTTGAACGCTGGCGCCGTCTGGAACGCCCCGGCGGGCCGCGCGTGGGCCTGTCCCCGCACACGCCGCACACCGTCAGCCACCGCCTGATGCGGCTGCTGTGCGACTACGCCGCCGGCGAGGGCCTGCCCGTGCAGATCCATGTGGCCGAACACCCCGCCGAGCACGAGCTGTACACGCGCGGCGGCGGCCCCATCTGGGACAACCGTCTGGCGCCCTTCTACCCCGACACCTTCGCGGAGGTGATCGGCCGCGCGCCGGAACCGGGGCTGACACCCGTGCGCTACCTCGACGAACTGGGCGTGCTGAACGCGAAACCCACCCTGATCCACATGGTGAACGTCACCCCGGACGACATTGTGCGCGTGGCCCGCGCAGGCAGCGCCGTCGTCACCTGCCCGCGCAGCAACCACCACCTGGAGTGCGGGGTGTTCCCCTGGGCGGCCTTCGCGGCGGCCGGGGTGGAGGTCGCGCTGGGCACCGATTCCGTCGCCAGTGGCGGCTCGCTCGACGTGCGAGAGGACGTGGCGTTCGCTCGCACGTTGTACCCCACCCTGGACCCGCGCGTGATCGTGCGCGCCGCCGTCAAGGGCGGTCACCGCGTGCTGGGCAGCCGCGCCCCGTTCATCCGCCGGGGCGAGGCGTGGAACGAGGCGTACCTCTGGCGCTGA
- the secA gene encoding preprotein translocase subunit SecA: MFRVLNKLFDNNQRDVAQIVKTIVQPVNALEEETMKVEDLAAAFMDLRRRVQEGGETLDDVVIPAFALIREAGRRSIGKRHYDVQLIGGYALHKGRIAEMRTGEGKTLVATLALALNALEGRGAHLVTSNDYLARVGMEEMSLLYRTLGLTVGLASRELQPAQKQAAYACDITYVTNSELGFDYLRDNMAQSREALSLRAEHPLNFAIVDEVDSILIDEARTPLIISGAAEKATDLYYVYAKLIRRLQKGEPAEPGVRTEPTGDYTIDEKAKQVHLTEGGISKIERLLSLGDLYSPENMDKAHMITQAIRARELYQREKDYIVNAEGEVVIVDEFTGRSMPGRRYGEGLHQAIEAKEGVKIENENQTLATITYQNFFRLYNKFSGMTGTAKTEEKEFLDIYGSDVLVIPTNKPILRKDSEDLVYRTRLGKYNAVVQEVAQMHATGRPVLIGTASIVTSEQLSDLLTQAGVKHSVLNAKFEAQEASIIAQAGRSGTVTIATNMAGRGTDIMLGGNAEFILGEAIEQNFGISRFTPEAEAFIKAVSRQDENAVQAGMQIPGMTEEFARQALQVQADILADRERVKELGGLHIIGTERHESRRIDNQLRGRAGRQGDPGSSRFYVSFEDDLMRLFANDRVIAMMDRLGMDDTQPIEAKMVTGAIEKAQARVEDRNFSTRKQLLEFDNVMSKQRDTIYAQRREVLLGPDSDVEESTEGMIADFVDLQLATHLPTDASHEQWDIEGLQAAMLDAVPQLEGFDFEALRTMSPAAAQDTLLKAVADALDARREELGTTMLTSLARYVLLQVVDQHWKEHLHGMDVLRQGIGLRGYGQRDPFTEYKFEATNMFNEMIDNLKTDVTKFVFRMQFGQTG, from the coding sequence ATGTTCCGTGTCCTGAACAAATTATTCGATAACAACCAGCGCGACGTGGCGCAGATCGTGAAGACGATCGTGCAACCCGTGAACGCGCTGGAAGAAGAAACCATGAAAGTGGAAGATCTCGCCGCAGCCTTCATGGACCTGCGCCGCCGCGTTCAGGAGGGCGGCGAGACCCTCGATGACGTGGTCATTCCCGCCTTCGCGCTCATCCGCGAGGCGGGCCGCCGCTCCATCGGAAAACGCCACTACGACGTGCAGCTCATCGGTGGGTACGCCCTGCACAAGGGCCGCATCGCCGAGATGCGCACCGGCGAAGGCAAGACCCTGGTCGCCACCCTGGCCCTCGCCCTGAACGCGCTGGAAGGACGCGGCGCGCACCTCGTGACCTCCAACGACTACCTCGCGCGGGTCGGCATGGAAGAAATGAGCCTGCTGTACCGCACCCTCGGCCTGACCGTCGGCCTCGCCAGCCGCGAACTGCAACCCGCGCAGAAGCAGGCCGCGTACGCCTGCGACATCACGTACGTCACGAACAGCGAACTGGGCTTCGACTACCTGCGCGACAACATGGCCCAGAGCCGCGAGGCCCTCTCGCTGCGCGCCGAACACCCCCTGAACTTCGCCATCGTCGACGAGGTCGACTCCATCCTGATCGACGAGGCCCGCACGCCCCTGATCATCAGCGGCGCCGCCGAGAAGGCCACCGACCTGTACTACGTGTACGCCAAACTGATCCGCCGCCTCCAGAAAGGCGAACCCGCCGAACCCGGCGTCCGCACCGAACCCACCGGCGACTACACCATCGACGAGAAAGCCAAGCAGGTGCACCTCACCGAGGGCGGCATCAGCAAGATCGAACGCCTGCTCAGCCTCGGGGACCTGTACAGCCCCGAGAACATGGACAAGGCCCACATGATCACCCAGGCCATCCGCGCCCGCGAACTGTACCAGCGCGAGAAGGACTACATCGTGAACGCCGAGGGTGAGGTCGTCATCGTCGACGAATTCACGGGCCGCTCCATGCCCGGCCGCCGCTACGGCGAGGGCCTGCACCAGGCCATTGAGGCCAAAGAAGGCGTGAAGATCGAGAACGAGAACCAGACCCTCGCGACCATCACGTACCAGAACTTCTTCCGCCTGTACAACAAATTCTCTGGCATGACCGGCACCGCCAAGACCGAGGAGAAGGAATTCCTCGACATCTACGGCAGCGACGTGCTGGTCATCCCCACCAACAAACCCATCCTGCGCAAGGACTCCGAGGACCTCGTGTACCGCACCCGCCTGGGCAAGTACAACGCCGTCGTGCAGGAAGTCGCCCAGATGCACGCCACCGGCCGCCCCGTCCTGATCGGCACGGCCAGCATCGTCACCAGCGAGCAGCTCAGCGACCTGCTCACCCAGGCCGGCGTGAAACACAGCGTCCTGAACGCCAAGTTCGAGGCGCAGGAAGCCAGCATCATCGCGCAGGCCGGCCGCTCGGGCACCGTCACCATCGCCACCAACATGGCCGGACGCGGCACCGACATCATGCTCGGCGGCAACGCCGAATTCATCCTCGGTGAAGCCATCGAACAGAACTTCGGCATCAGCCGCTTCACCCCCGAAGCCGAAGCCTTCATCAAGGCCGTCAGCCGCCAGGACGAGAACGCCGTGCAGGCCGGCATGCAGATCCCCGGCATGACCGAGGAATTCGCCCGGCAGGCCCTCCAGGTCCAGGCCGACATCCTCGCCGACCGCGAACGCGTCAAGGAACTCGGCGGCCTGCACATCATCGGCACCGAACGCCACGAGAGCCGCCGCATCGACAACCAGCTGCGCGGCCGCGCCGGCCGCCAGGGCGACCCCGGCAGCAGCCGCTTCTACGTGTCCTTCGAAGACGACCTGATGCGCCTGTTCGCCAACGACCGCGTCATCGCCATGATGGACCGCCTCGGCATGGACGACACCCAGCCCATCGAAGCGAAAATGGTCACCGGCGCCATCGAGAAAGCGCAGGCCCGCGTCGAGGACCGCAACTTCAGCACCCGCAAACAACTGCTGGAATTCGACAACGTCATGAGCAAACAGCGCGACACCATCTACGCCCAGCGCCGCGAAGTGCTGCTCGGACCGGACAGCGACGTCGAGGAAAGCACCGAAGGCATGATCGCCGACTTCGTCGACCTGCAACTCGCCACGCACCTCCCCACCGACGCCAGCCACGAACAGTGGGACATCGAGGGCCTGCAGGCCGCCATGCTCGACGCCGTCCCCCAACTCGAAGGCTTCGACTTCGAAGCGCTGCGCACCATGAGCCCCGCCGCCGCGCAGGACACCCTCCTCAAAGCCGTCGCGGACGCCCTCGACGCCCGCCGCGAGGAACTCGGGACCACCATGCTCACCAGCCTCGCCCGCTACGTCCTGCTTCAGGTCGTCGACCAGCACTGGAAAGAACACCTGCACGGCATGGACGTCCTGCGCCAGGGCATCGGCCTGCGCGGCTACGGCCAGCGCGACCCCTTCACCGAATACAAGTTCGAAGCGACCAACATGTTCAACGAGATGATCGACAACCTGAAAACGGACGTCACCAAGTTCGTCTTCAGAATGCAGTTCGGACAGACCGGCTGA